A genomic stretch from Lathyrus oleraceus cultivar Zhongwan6 chromosome 2, CAAS_Psat_ZW6_1.0, whole genome shotgun sequence includes:
- the LOC127119749 gene encoding protein TORNADO 2, with product MAMSNNIIGFINLLAVILSIPIIAAGIWLTNEPADTCVKFLQWPVIILGVLLLIVSLAGFIGSFWRIPCLLIFYLVAMLVLIILLVCLVVFVYMVTVRGHGMIEPNRAYLEYRLDDFSGFLKRRVRSSFKWDVIRSCLSETNMCAELNQNFRMAQDFFNARLTPMQTGCCKPPTQCAYTFVNPTYWISPINNAADMDCLQWSNDQTQLCYSCDSCKAGLLANLRKEWKRANVILMISVVVLIVVYLIGCFAFRNAKTEDLFRKYKQGYT from the exons ATGGCAATGAGCAACAACATCATAGGATTCATAAACCTCCTCGCCGTAATCCTCTCCATCCCAATCATCGCCGCTGGAATCTGGCTAACAAACGAACCAGCAGACACGTGTGTCAAGTTCCTCCAATGGCCAGTAATAATCCTCGGCGTTCTTCTCTTAATCGTGTCCCTCGCTGGTTTCATCGGTTCCTTTTGGAGAATCCCATGTCTCTTGATATTCTACCTCGTTGCAATGCTTGTGCTTATTATACTTCTcgtttgtttggttgtttttgTTTACATGGTCACTGTTCGTGGCCatggcatgattgaacctaatCGGGCTTATTTGGAATACCGTTTGGATGATTTTTCTGGCTTTCTTAAAAGGAGAGTGAGAAGCTCTTTTAAATGGGATGTTATCAGAAGTTGCTTAAGTGAAACTAACATGTGTGCTGAGTTGAACCAGAATTTTCGTATGGCTCAGGACTTCTTTAACGCACGTCTCACGCCAATGCAG ACTGGATGCTGCAAGCCACCAACACAATGTGCATACACATTTGTGAACCCAACCTATTGGATTAGTCCAATAAACAATGCAGCAGATATGGATTGTCTTCAATGGAGCAACGACCAGACACAACTTTGTTACAGTTGTGATTCATGCAAAGCTGGTTTGTTGGCAAATCTTAGGAAGGAATGGAAAAGGGCAAATGTGATATTGATGATCAGTGTTGTTGTTTTAATTGTGGTTTATTTGATTGGGTGCTTTGCTTTTAGGAATGCCAAAACGGAAGATCTCTTTCGCAAATACAAACAAGGCTACACTTGA